In Paraburkholderia phenazinium, the following are encoded in one genomic region:
- the lpxA gene encoding acyl-ACP--UDP-N-acetylglucosamine O-acyltransferase, translated as MSRIHPTAIVEPGAQLDETVEIGPYAIVGPHVTIGAGTTVGSHSVIEGHTTIGEENRIGHYASVGGRPQDMKYRDEPTRLVIGNRNTVREFTTIHTGTVQDAGVTTLGDDNWIMAYVHIGHDCHVGSNVILSSNAQMAGHVTIGDYAIVGGMSGVHQYVRIGAHSMLGGASALVQDIPPFVIAAGNKAEPHGINVEGLRRRGFSPDAISALRAAYRLLYKNGLSLEEAKVQLTELASAGGEGDAPVKALVDFVVASQRGIIR; from the coding sequence ATGAGCAGGATTCATCCCACTGCAATCGTCGAGCCGGGCGCGCAGCTCGACGAAACGGTTGAAATCGGACCGTATGCCATTGTCGGCCCACACGTCACCATTGGCGCGGGCACGACGGTCGGTTCGCACAGCGTGATCGAAGGTCACACGACCATTGGCGAAGAAAACCGCATTGGCCACTATGCATCGGTCGGTGGCCGGCCGCAGGACATGAAGTACCGGGACGAGCCGACCCGGCTTGTCATCGGCAACCGCAACACCGTTCGTGAGTTCACCACGATCCACACCGGCACGGTTCAGGACGCGGGCGTCACCACGCTCGGCGACGACAACTGGATCATGGCCTACGTGCACATCGGCCACGACTGCCATGTGGGCAGCAACGTGATCCTGTCGAGCAACGCGCAGATGGCCGGCCACGTGACGATCGGCGATTACGCCATTGTCGGTGGCATGTCGGGCGTGCACCAGTACGTGCGCATCGGCGCGCATTCGATGCTGGGCGGCGCGTCGGCACTCGTGCAGGACATCCCGCCGTTCGTGATTGCCGCCGGCAACAAGGCGGAGCCGCACGGCATCAACGTCGAGGGTCTGCGCCGGCGCGGTTTTTCGCCGGATGCCATCTCGGCGCTGCGTGCCGCATACCGTTTGCTGTACAAGAACGGTCTGTCGCTGGAAGAGGCCAAGGTGCAGCTGACCGAGCTCGCCTCCGCGGGCGGCGAAGGCGATGCGCCGGTGAAGGCGCTGGTCGACTTCGTGGTCGCCTCGCAACGCGGCATCATCCGCTAA
- the rseP gene encoding RIP metalloprotease RseP: MNLLIELLAFAVAIGVLVVVHEYGHYSVARLCGVKVLRFSIGFGKPLVQWVSPKTGTEWTIAALPLGGYVKMLDEREAGAPIPPEALPHAFNRQHVAKRFAIVAAGPVANFILAIALFAVVFATGVSEPAAIVAAPTPNTAAALAGFDGGETVVGVRNPDGGSSEPVRSWSDLRWKLLGAAFDHRRVILSAKDSHGTSDFPLDLRDVAEKDVDDDFMSHLGFEPGGGKLIVAGVQPGSAAQHAGLAAGDRLVSIDGKPTDNATAFIAYVKTHAGTAITLQVERDGDAQQAGKTEAIHVVPLAQRDDTTGESIGRIGAELATQVPSIEVRYGPLESLQLGAHRTWDLAAYSVRMFGRMITGEASLKNLSGPVTIADYAGKSARLGPSAFLSFLALVSISLGVLNLLPIPVLDGGHLLYYLVEAATGKAVSDRWQLVLQRAGLACIVALSAIALFNDLARLIHF; encoded by the coding sequence ATGAACCTGCTGATCGAACTGCTCGCCTTCGCGGTCGCGATCGGCGTGCTGGTGGTGGTTCACGAGTATGGCCACTACAGTGTCGCGCGTTTGTGCGGTGTGAAAGTGCTGCGCTTTTCGATCGGCTTCGGCAAACCGCTGGTTCAGTGGGTGAGTCCGAAGACAGGCACCGAATGGACCATTGCCGCGTTGCCGCTGGGCGGTTACGTGAAGATGCTCGACGAGCGCGAAGCGGGCGCGCCGATTCCCCCTGAAGCCTTGCCGCACGCCTTCAACCGCCAACACGTCGCGAAACGTTTTGCGATCGTCGCGGCCGGCCCGGTCGCCAATTTCATCCTGGCCATCGCGCTGTTCGCCGTTGTATTTGCCACCGGCGTGAGCGAGCCGGCTGCGATCGTCGCCGCGCCGACGCCGAATACGGCTGCCGCGCTCGCCGGCTTCGACGGCGGCGAGACGGTGGTCGGGGTGCGCAATCCGGACGGCGGTTCGAGCGAGCCGGTCCGTTCATGGTCCGACCTGCGCTGGAAGCTGCTGGGCGCCGCGTTCGATCATCGCCGCGTGATTCTGAGCGCCAAAGACAGCCATGGGACCTCTGACTTCCCACTGGATTTGCGCGACGTCGCGGAGAAGGATGTCGACGACGACTTCATGTCGCATCTGGGTTTCGAGCCGGGTGGCGGCAAGCTGATCGTGGCGGGCGTCCAGCCCGGCAGCGCCGCGCAACACGCGGGTCTCGCGGCGGGCGACCGCCTCGTGTCGATCGATGGTAAGCCGACCGACAATGCCACCGCCTTCATCGCCTATGTCAAGACGCACGCGGGTACGGCCATCACGCTGCAGGTCGAGCGTGACGGCGACGCGCAGCAGGCCGGCAAGACCGAAGCAATCCACGTCGTCCCGCTCGCGCAGCGCGACGACACCACCGGCGAGTCGATCGGCCGGATCGGCGCGGAACTGGCGACCCAGGTGCCGTCCATCGAGGTGCGCTACGGCCCGCTCGAGAGCCTGCAACTGGGCGCACACCGTACGTGGGATCTGGCCGCGTACTCGGTACGCATGTTTGGCAGGATGATTACCGGCGAGGCGTCGCTGAAAAACCTGTCAGGCCCGGTGACGATTGCCGACTACGCAGGCAAGAGTGCAAGGCTCGGTCCGTCAGCATTCCTGTCGTTCCTGGCCCTTGTCAGCATCAGTCTGGGCGTACTTAACCTACTCCCGATTCCGGTATTGGACGGGGGGCATCTGTTATATTATTTGGTTGAAGCTGCAACCGGCAAAGCGGTCTCCGACCGCTGGCAGCTCGTTCTCCAGAGAGCCGGGCTGGCCTGTATCGTCGCCTTGTCGGCGATCGCGCTTTTCAATGATCTGGCTCGTCTGATCCATTTTTAA
- the lpxD gene encoding UDP-3-O-(3-hydroxymyristoyl)glucosamine N-acyltransferase yields MAFTLEDIVQRFGGEVVGDRSQRVGSLAPLDQAGPNQLAFLANPKYLSQVETTRAGAVLISADDLAKLGEQGARNFIVTPNPYAYFARVAQAFIDLAAPKALPGVHASATIDPSAQIAPSAVIGPHVTVEAGAVIGEQVRLDANVVIGRGTQIGAGSHLYPNVSVYYGCKIGERVIIHAGAVIGSDGFGFAPDFVGDGEARTGSWVKIPQVGGVSIGPDVEIGANTTIDRGAMADTVIEECVKIDNLVQIGHNCKVGAYTVIAGCAGIAGSTTIGRHCMIGGAVGIAGHVTLADYVIVTAKSGVSKSLLKPGMYTSAFPAVDHANWNKSAALLRNIDKLRDRIKALEAAAATSAQGNKA; encoded by the coding sequence ATGGCTTTTACGCTCGAGGACATCGTCCAGCGGTTCGGCGGTGAAGTAGTCGGAGACCGGTCGCAGCGCGTGGGCAGTCTGGCGCCGCTCGACCAGGCTGGCCCGAACCAGCTGGCGTTCCTCGCCAATCCGAAGTATCTGTCGCAGGTCGAGACCACCCGCGCGGGCGCCGTGTTGATCAGCGCCGACGATCTCGCGAAGCTCGGCGAGCAGGGCGCTCGCAATTTCATCGTCACACCCAACCCTTACGCTTACTTCGCGCGTGTTGCGCAGGCCTTCATCGATCTGGCCGCGCCGAAGGCGCTGCCGGGCGTGCACGCCAGCGCGACGATCGATCCGTCGGCGCAGATTGCGCCGAGCGCCGTGATCGGGCCGCATGTCACGGTCGAAGCCGGCGCGGTGATCGGCGAGCAGGTGCGGCTGGACGCGAACGTGGTGATTGGCCGCGGCACGCAGATCGGCGCCGGCTCGCACCTGTATCCGAACGTCAGCGTGTACTACGGCTGCAAGATCGGCGAGCGCGTGATCATTCATGCGGGCGCGGTGATCGGTTCAGACGGTTTCGGTTTCGCGCCGGACTTTGTCGGCGACGGCGAGGCTCGCACCGGTAGCTGGGTGAAGATCCCCCAGGTCGGTGGCGTGTCGATCGGGCCGGACGTCGAGATCGGCGCCAACACCACGATCGACCGCGGCGCGATGGCCGATACCGTCATCGAAGAATGCGTGAAGATCGACAATCTGGTGCAGATCGGCCATAACTGCAAGGTCGGCGCCTATACGGTGATTGCCGGTTGCGCGGGCATCGCCGGTAGTACGACGATTGGCCGGCATTGCATGATTGGCGGCGCGGTCGGTATTGCCGGACACGTTACACTGGCCGATTATGTGATCGTCACGGCGAAGTCGGGTGTGTCGAAGTCGCTGTTGAAGCCCGGCATGTACACGAGCGCGTTCCCGGCCGTCGATCACGCCAACTGGAACAAGAGCGCGGCTTTGCTGCGCAACATCGACAAGCTGCGCGACCGTATCAAGGCGCTGGAAGCGGCCGCGGCAACCAGCGCGCAAGGCAACAAGGCGTGA
- a CDS encoding phosphatidate cytidylyltransferase yields MLKTRVITAIVLLAVFLPVTLFAPVGAFGALIAFVLVFAAWEWARLLKVGGVGPVVYALVAAVALVASTRLGTEVHPPRSLLQAAAVFWVLAGPYVLLRKPALAQGAWRLFLFLAGIVVFVACWHALVAARAKGVPFVLSLLLVVWLADIGAYFAGKAFGRHKLAPAISPGKTWEGAVGGWLAVVIVASAAIVLHAFEPTLYSALLGRLGAVRTLVVLTVLVVFSVVGDLFESLLKRQAGVKDSSGLLPGHGGVLDRIDALLPVLPLAMLLLG; encoded by the coding sequence ATGCTAAAAACCCGTGTTATCACGGCGATCGTCCTGCTGGCTGTGTTCTTGCCGGTCACGCTGTTCGCGCCGGTGGGCGCGTTCGGCGCGTTGATCGCGTTCGTGCTCGTCTTTGCCGCGTGGGAATGGGCGCGCCTGCTGAAAGTGGGCGGCGTCGGCCCGGTCGTCTACGCTCTCGTTGCGGCGGTGGCGTTGGTGGCGAGCACGCGGCTCGGCACCGAGGTGCATCCGCCGCGTTCCCTGCTGCAGGCCGCCGCGGTCTTCTGGGTGCTGGCCGGACCGTACGTCCTGTTGCGCAAACCGGCGCTCGCGCAGGGCGCCTGGCGCCTGTTCCTGTTTCTTGCCGGAATTGTGGTGTTCGTCGCCTGCTGGCATGCGCTCGTGGCGGCACGCGCCAAGGGTGTCCCGTTCGTTCTGTCCCTGCTGCTGGTGGTCTGGCTGGCCGATATCGGCGCATACTTTGCGGGTAAGGCGTTCGGTCGGCACAAGCTGGCGCCCGCCATCAGCCCCGGTAAGACCTGGGAAGGCGCCGTCGGCGGCTGGCTGGCTGTCGTGATCGTCGCGTCAGCGGCTATAGTGCTGCATGCGTTCGAACCGACCCTGTATTCCGCATTGCTGGGGCGCCTCGGCGCTGTCCGCACGCTGGTCGTCCTGACGGTTCTGGTGGTGTTCAGCGTCGTCGGCGATCTGTTCGAATCGCTGTTAAAACGTCAGGCCGGCGTCAAAGATTCCAGCGGCCTGCTGCCGGGACACGGTGGCGTCCTTGACCGCATCGATGCACTATTGCCGGTGCTGCCGCTCGCAATGCTGCTGCTCGGCTAG
- a CDS encoding 1-deoxy-D-xylulose-5-phosphate reductoisomerase, with protein MQKRLTLLGSTGSIGDSTLDVVARHPERFSVYALTAHRNGDKLVEQCLRFHPEVAVVGDAATAAQVAAKLREAGCKTEVSYGPQALVDVSKSDACDTVVAAIVGAAGLAPTLAAARAGKRILLANKEALVMSGAIFMDAVRDHGAVLLPVDSEHNAIFQCLPREAALHGGVSKIILTASGGPFRTREPASLVNVTPDEACKHPNWVMGRKISVDSATMMNKGLEVIEAHWLFALPGERIEVLIHPQSVIHSMVSYADGSVLAQLGNPDMRTPIAHALAFPERVDSGVAQLDLVQVASLSFEKPDYARFPCLALAMKALAEGGIASAALNAANEIAVEAFLARKIGFMAIAQVVDAVLNALPNRSAQALDDVIEADAAARRAAADFIQRLPQDALRAERAVQ; from the coding sequence ATGCAAAAACGTCTGACACTGCTCGGTTCCACGGGCTCGATTGGAGACAGCACGCTCGACGTCGTCGCGCGTCATCCCGAGCGCTTTTCGGTCTACGCGCTGACCGCGCATCGCAACGGCGACAAGCTCGTCGAACAATGCCTGCGCTTTCATCCCGAAGTGGCGGTGGTCGGCGATGCCGCTACCGCGGCGCAGGTCGCCGCGAAGCTGCGCGAGGCCGGCTGCAAGACCGAGGTGAGCTACGGTCCGCAGGCGCTCGTCGACGTCTCGAAGAGCGACGCTTGCGATACGGTCGTGGCGGCGATCGTCGGCGCAGCGGGGCTCGCCCCGACCCTGGCCGCCGCGCGCGCCGGCAAGCGCATTCTGCTCGCCAACAAGGAAGCGCTGGTGATGTCCGGCGCGATCTTCATGGACGCGGTACGCGATCACGGCGCCGTGCTGCTGCCGGTCGACAGCGAACACAACGCCATCTTCCAGTGCCTGCCGCGCGAGGCCGCGTTGCACGGTGGCGTGTCGAAGATCATCCTGACCGCGTCGGGCGGCCCGTTCCGCACGCGCGAGCCGGCGAGTCTCGTCAACGTCACGCCTGACGAAGCCTGCAAGCATCCGAACTGGGTCATGGGCCGCAAGATTTCGGTCGATTCGGCGACGATGATGAACAAGGGCCTCGAAGTCATCGAGGCGCACTGGCTGTTCGCGCTGCCGGGCGAGCGCATCGAAGTGCTGATTCATCCGCAGAGCGTGATTCATTCCATGGTGTCGTACGCCGACGGCTCGGTGCTCGCGCAGCTCGGCAATCCCGACATGCGCACGCCGATCGCTCATGCGCTTGCGTTCCCCGAGCGTGTCGATTCCGGCGTGGCCCAGCTCGATCTCGTGCAGGTCGCGTCGCTGTCGTTCGAAAAGCCCGATTACGCGCGCTTCCCGTGTCTCGCGCTGGCCATGAAAGCGCTTGCCGAGGGCGGCATTGCGAGTGCGGCGTTGAATGCCGCCAACGAGATCGCCGTCGAAGCGTTCCTTGCCCGCAAGATCGGCTTCATGGCGATTGCCCAGGTGGTCGACGCGGTGCTGAACGCGCTGCCCAACCGCAGCGCCCAGGCGCTCGACGACGTGATCGAAGCCGACGCGGCCGCGCGCCGGGCGGCTGCCGACTTTATCCAGCGTTTGCCGCAAGACGCTCTTCGCGCGGAACGTGCCGTCCAGTGA
- the lpxB gene encoding lipid-A-disaccharide synthase — protein MTLQPSPLRLAMVAGEPSGDLLAASLLDGLGSRLPAGTQYYGIGGPRMIATGFDAHWPMEKLSVRGYVEALRHIPGILGIRNELKRQLLAEPPAAFVGVDAPDFNFGLEHALREAGIPTIHFVCPSIWAWRGGRIKKIAKAVDHMMCVFPFETALLEKAGVAASYVGHPLADEIPLVPDTLGARRTLGLPENGPVIAVLPGSRRSEINLIGPTFFAAMELMQHREPGVRFVMPVATPALRELLQPLVDASPGLALTLIEGQSQVAMTAADAILVKSGTVTLEAALLKKPMVISYKVPWLTGQIMRRQGYLPYVGLPNILAGRFVVPEILQHFATPEALADATLKQLRDEANRRTLTEIFTEMHHVLKQNTAQRAAEVVANVVETRKGRR, from the coding sequence ATGACTTTGCAACCCAGTCCGCTACGGCTCGCAATGGTGGCCGGCGAGCCGTCCGGCGACCTGCTGGCCGCATCCCTGCTCGATGGCCTCGGCAGTCGCTTGCCGGCCGGCACGCAGTACTACGGCATCGGTGGCCCGCGCATGATCGCCACCGGCTTCGATGCCCACTGGCCGATGGAAAAGCTGTCGGTGCGCGGCTATGTCGAAGCGCTGCGGCACATTCCCGGGATTCTCGGTATCCGCAACGAGTTGAAGCGCCAGTTGCTGGCCGAGCCGCCGGCCGCATTCGTCGGCGTCGACGCGCCCGATTTCAACTTCGGCCTCGAACATGCGCTGCGCGAGGCCGGCATTCCTACGATCCACTTCGTCTGCCCATCCATCTGGGCATGGCGCGGCGGCCGCATCAAGAAGATCGCCAAGGCGGTCGACCACATGATGTGCGTGTTTCCGTTCGAAACCGCGTTGCTGGAAAAGGCCGGCGTGGCGGCGTCGTACGTGGGTCATCCGCTCGCCGACGAGATTCCGCTCGTGCCGGACACGCTGGGCGCGCGCCGCACGCTCGGGCTGCCGGAAAACGGGCCGGTGATCGCCGTGCTGCCGGGCAGCCGGCGCTCGGAAATCAATCTGATCGGCCCGACGTTCTTTGCCGCTATGGAGTTGATGCAGCACCGCGAGCCGGGGGTGCGTTTCGTGATGCCGGTGGCGACGCCGGCGCTGCGCGAATTGCTGCAGCCTCTGGTGGATGCCAGTCCGGGCCTCGCGCTGACGCTGATAGAAGGGCAGTCGCAGGTGGCGATGACCGCCGCCGACGCGATTCTCGTCAAGAGCGGCACGGTGACGCTGGAAGCCGCGCTGCTGAAGAAGCCCATGGTGATCTCCTACAAGGTGCCCTGGCTGACCGGTCAGATCATGCGGCGGCAGGGCTATCTGCCCTACGTGGGCCTGCCGAACATCCTGGCCGGGCGCTTCGTCGTGCCGGAGATCCTGCAGCATTTCGCGACGCCCGAGGCGCTCGCCGATGCCACCTTGAAACAGTTGCGCGACGAAGCCAACCGGCGCACGCTGACGGAAATTTTCACGGAGATGCATCACGTGCTGAAGCAGAACACGGCCCAGCGCGCCGCGGAAGTCGTGGCGAACGTGGTCGAAACGCGCAAGGGGCGCAGATGA
- the bamA gene encoding outer membrane protein assembly factor BamA codes for MLKPHRSVPKTVAAAALAAHGLVAHATSPFVVRDIRIEGLQRIEPSTVFAYLPIREGDTFSDDKASEAIRALYATGFFNDVRVVVEGDIVIVQVVERPAIGTIDFTGLHEFDKDNLIKALHSVGLSQGRYYDKSLADKAEQELKRQYLTHGYYAAEVKTTVTPIDRDRVALLFSVEEGPSAKIRQINFIGNKVFSSGTLLDEMQLSTPNWFSWYTKNDLYAKDKLTGDLENVRSYYLNRGYLEFTIDSTQVSISPDRKDMYLTVSLHEGEPYTISGIHLAGNLLDREAELDKLVKIKTGERFSAEKLQATTKALVDKLGEYGYAFATVNASPQIDPLHHQVDLTLQIDPSRRVYVRRINVVGNTRTRDEVVRREMRQLESSWFDSNRLALSKDRVNRLGYFSDVDVTTVPVEDTPDQVDVNVKVKEKPTGSITLGLGYGSGEGPIISAGVSQDNVFGSGTSLGVNINTAKTYRTLTVTQIDPYFTVDGIKRITDVYYRTQQPLYYSTDSSFKIVTIGGDLKFGIPFSEVDTVYFGAGLEQNRLDVDSATPQSYLDYVNEFGRVSDNVPITVGWSRDARDSALVPSRGYFTQANAEYGTPLGGTQYYKADINAQYYYSFARGFVLGFNLQGGYGNGLGGKPYPIFKNYYAGGIGSVRGYEPSSLGPRDVSTGDPIGGSKLLAGSIELTFPLPGTGYDRTLRVFSFLDAGNVWGDEGNSVGANGLRYGYGVGLAWISPIGPLKLSLGFPLTKHDGDQYQKFQFQIGTAF; via the coding sequence TTGTTGAAACCTCATCGCTCGGTTCCTAAGACGGTAGCAGCCGCTGCGTTAGCGGCGCATGGACTGGTGGCTCACGCAACTTCGCCTTTCGTGGTGCGGGACATCCGCATTGAGGGTTTGCAACGCATCGAGCCCAGCACCGTGTTCGCCTACCTGCCCATCCGGGAAGGCGATACGTTCTCCGACGACAAGGCCTCCGAAGCGATTCGCGCGCTGTACGCCACCGGCTTCTTCAATGATGTGAGGGTCGTCGTCGAAGGCGACATCGTGATCGTCCAGGTGGTGGAGCGTCCGGCTATCGGCACAATCGACTTCACCGGTCTGCACGAGTTCGACAAGGACAACCTGATCAAGGCACTGCACTCGGTCGGGCTGTCGCAAGGCCGCTATTACGACAAGTCCCTGGCCGACAAGGCCGAACAGGAACTCAAGCGTCAGTATCTGACGCACGGCTACTACGCAGCCGAAGTCAAGACCACGGTTACGCCTATCGACCGCGATCGCGTCGCCTTGCTGTTTTCGGTGGAAGAAGGTCCGAGCGCGAAGATCCGCCAGATCAACTTCATCGGCAACAAGGTGTTCAGCAGCGGTACCTTGCTCGACGAAATGCAGCTGTCCACGCCGAACTGGTTCTCGTGGTACACGAAGAACGACCTGTACGCGAAAGACAAGCTGACCGGCGATCTGGAGAACGTTCGCTCGTACTACCTGAACCGCGGTTATCTCGAGTTCACGATCGATTCGACCCAGGTGTCGATCTCGCCGGACAGGAAAGACATGTACCTGACGGTCTCGCTGCATGAGGGCGAGCCGTACACGATTTCCGGCATTCATCTGGCCGGCAATCTGCTGGACCGTGAGGCCGAACTGGACAAGCTCGTCAAGATCAAGACCGGCGAGCGTTTTTCGGCCGAGAAGCTGCAGGCCACCACCAAGGCGCTCGTCGACAAGCTCGGCGAGTACGGCTATGCCTTCGCCACGGTGAATGCCTCGCCGCAGATCGACCCGCTGCACCATCAGGTCGACCTCACGCTGCAGATCGATCCGAGCCGCCGGGTGTATGTACGCCGCATCAACGTGGTGGGCAACACCCGCACGCGCGACGAAGTGGTGCGCCGCGAAATGCGCCAGCTCGAAAGCTCGTGGTTCGATTCGAACCGTCTCGCGCTGTCGAAGGATCGCGTGAATCGCCTCGGCTACTTCTCCGATGTCGACGTGACGACCGTGCCCGTGGAAGACACGCCGGACCAGGTGGATGTGAACGTCAAGGTCAAGGAAAAGCCGACCGGCTCGATCACGCTGGGTCTGGGCTACGGTTCGGGCGAAGGTCCGATCATTTCGGCGGGCGTCTCGCAGGACAACGTGTTCGGCTCGGGTACCAGCCTCGGGGTCAACATCAACACCGCGAAGACGTACCGCACGCTGACCGTCACGCAGATCGACCCGTACTTCACGGTGGACGGCATCAAGCGCATTACGGACGTGTACTACCGCACCCAGCAGCCGCTCTATTACTCTACGGATTCGAGCTTCAAGATCGTCACCATTGGCGGCGACCTGAAGTTCGGCATTCCGTTTTCCGAAGTCGATACGGTATATTTCGGCGCGGGCCTCGAGCAGAACCGGCTCGACGTCGACTCGGCGACGCCGCAAAGCTATCTGGACTACGTCAACGAGTTCGGCCGGGTGTCGGACAACGTGCCGATCACGGTGGGCTGGTCGCGCGACGCGCGCGACAGCGCGCTGGTGCCGAGCCGCGGTTACTTCACCCAGGCGAACGCGGAATATGGCACGCCGCTGGGCGGTACGCAGTATTACAAGGCTGATATCAACGCGCAGTACTATTATTCGTTTGCGCGTGGTTTCGTGCTCGGTTTCAACTTGCAGGGCGGCTATGGCAACGGCCTAGGCGGCAAGCCTTACCCGATCTTCAAGAATTACTATGCGGGCGGGATCGGCTCCGTGCGTGGCTACGAGCCAAGTTCGCTGGGCCCGCGCGACGTTTCGACGGGCGACCCGATCGGCGGTTCGAAGCTGCTGGCGGGCAGTATCGAATTGACGTTCCCGTTGCCGGGCACGGGTTACGATCGCACGCTGCGGGTCTTTTCGTTCCTCGACGCGGGTAATGTGTGGGGCGACGAGGGCAACAGCGTCGGTGCGAACGGCTTGCGGTACGGTTACGGCGTGGGGCTTGCGTGGATCTCGCCGATCGGGCCGCTCAAGCTGAGCCTGGGTTTCCCGCTGACGAAGCACGATGGCGACCAGTACCAGAAATTCCAGTTCCAGATCGGAACGGCATTCTGA
- the fabZ gene encoding 3-hydroxyacyl-ACP dehydratase FabZ, whose product MSTEKINLDIHKILKLLPHRYPILLVDRVLELEPHKSIKALKNVSINEPYFMGHFPSRPVMPGVLILEALAQTAALLTFSEEPHDPGNTLYLFVGIDNARFKRVVEPGDQLILNATFERHMRGIWKFKARAEVDGAVAAEADLMCAVRHTDTDGQ is encoded by the coding sequence ATGAGCACCGAAAAAATCAATCTCGACATTCATAAGATTCTCAAGCTGCTGCCGCATCGCTATCCGATCCTGCTCGTTGACCGGGTGCTCGAACTCGAGCCGCACAAGAGCATCAAAGCGCTGAAGAACGTGTCGATCAACGAGCCGTACTTCATGGGTCACTTCCCGAGCCGTCCGGTGATGCCGGGTGTGCTGATCCTCGAAGCGCTGGCGCAAACCGCCGCGCTGCTGACGTTCTCGGAAGAACCGCATGATCCGGGCAACACGCTATACCTGTTCGTCGGCATCGACAATGCGCGCTTCAAGCGCGTCGTGGAGCCGGGCGATCAGCTCATTCTGAACGCAACGTTCGAACGGCATATGCGCGGCATCTGGAAGTTCAAGGCACGCGCTGAGGTAGATGGCGCGGTTGCGGCGGAAGCCGACCTGATGTGCGCAGTCCGCCATACAGACACGGACGGCCAGTAG
- a CDS encoding OmpH family outer membrane protein gives MTLRTGMFSKRVACALALAMTLGVGVAHAQEARIAAVNSDRILRESAAAKAAQTKLEAEFAKRDKDLQDMAQKLKSMSDALDKNGASMAPADRAEKQRDLSQLDTDFQRKQREFREDLNQRRNEELAAVLDRANKVIKQIAEQQHYDLIVQEAVYVSPRIDITDQVLKALAAAPSNGTSGTSGGTGGSSTNNGN, from the coding sequence ATGACTTTGCGAACCGGTATGTTTTCGAAACGTGTGGCGTGCGCGCTTGCGCTGGCAATGACTTTGGGCGTTGGGGTAGCGCACGCGCAGGAAGCCAGGATTGCGGCCGTCAACTCGGATCGTATCCTGCGCGAGTCGGCTGCTGCGAAGGCTGCCCAGACCAAGCTGGAGGCCGAGTTTGCGAAACGCGACAAGGATCTGCAGGATATGGCGCAGAAGCTGAAGTCGATGTCGGACGCGCTGGACAAGAACGGGGCGTCGATGGCGCCGGCCGACCGCGCCGAGAAGCAGCGCGACCTGTCGCAACTGGATACCGATTTCCAGCGCAAGCAGCGCGAGTTCCGTGAAGACCTGAACCAACGCCGCAACGAGGAGCTGGCCGCCGTCCTCGACCGCGCGAACAAGGTGATCAAGCAGATCGCCGAGCAGCAGCACTACGACCTGATCGTTCAGGAAGCGGTGTATGTCAGCCCGCGTATCGACATTACGGACCAGGTGCTGAAGGCCCTGGCGGCCGCGCCGAGCAATGGCACTTCGGGCACCTCGGGCGGCACGGGCGGGTCGTCCACGAACAACGGCAACTGA
- a CDS encoding isoprenyl transferase gives MTYTSSTVRVPDVAAVPRHIAIIMDGNGRWATQRRLPRVAGHTRGVDAVRAAVEACARSGVEYLTLFAFSSENWRRPNDEVSFLMRLFVTALEREIGKLHANGIRLRVVGDLAMFDKRIQDLIRRAETKTARNTRLTLTIAANYGGRWDIMQATRKLAEQSAQAGEAVEINEESFAEHLAMAYAPEPDLFIRTGGEQRISNFLLWQLAYTEFYFTDTFWPDFDAEALRHAIDSYAERERRFGRTSAQLEPQSQNVDSLPC, from the coding sequence ATGACCTATACCAGCTCAACCGTTCGCGTGCCTGATGTCGCGGCGGTGCCGCGACATATCGCGATCATCATGGACGGCAACGGCCGTTGGGCAACGCAGCGCCGCCTGCCGCGCGTGGCAGGCCATACGCGCGGCGTCGACGCGGTGCGTGCCGCCGTCGAGGCGTGCGCACGGTCCGGCGTCGAATATCTGACGCTGTTCGCCTTCAGCTCCGAGAACTGGCGCCGTCCGAACGACGAAGTGTCGTTCCTGATGCGCCTGTTCGTGACCGCGCTGGAGCGCGAGATCGGCAAGCTGCACGCCAACGGCATTCGCCTGCGCGTGGTCGGCGACCTGGCGATGTTCGACAAGCGCATCCAGGATCTGATCCGCCGCGCCGAGACCAAAACCGCCCGCAATACCCGTCTTACGCTGACCATCGCCGCCAACTACGGCGGCCGCTGGGACATCATGCAGGCCACCCGCAAGCTGGCCGAGCAATCGGCGCAGGCCGGCGAGGCCGTCGAGATCAACGAGGAATCGTTCGCCGAGCACCTCGCCATGGCGTACGCGCCGGAGCCCGATCTCTTCATCCGGACCGGCGGCGAGCAGCGCATCAGCAACTTCCTGCTGTGGCAACTGGCCTACACCGAGTTCTACTTCACCGATACCTTCTGGCCGGATTTCGACGCCGAGGCGCTGCGCCACGCGATCGATTCGTATGCGGAGCGCGAACGCCGCTTCGGCCGCACCAGTGCTCAGCTCGAGCCGCAATCGCAAAACGTCGATTCGCTTCCATGCTAA